CAAATCGGTGACGGAGCTGAAGGACGGCGCGACCATCGCCATCCCGAATGACCCGACCAATCTGGGCCGCGCGCTGTTGCTGCTGCAAAACGAAAAGCTCATCACCCTGAAACCGGACGTGGGCCTGCTGCCGACGGCGCTGGATATCACCGCCAACCCAAAAAACCTGAAAATCATGGAGCTGGAAGGGGCACAATTGCCGCGCGTGCTGGACGATCCGAAAGTGGATGTGGCGATTATCAGCACCACCTATCTTCAGCAAACCGGGCTGTCGCCGGTGCATGACAGCGTCTTTATCGAAGATAAAAACTCGCCGTACGTGAACATCGTCGTCACGCGGGAAGACAATAAAGATGCGGAAAACGTGAAGGAATTTATTCAGTCGTATCAGTCGCCAGAGGTGGCGAAAGCGGCCGAGACCATCTTTAACGGCGGGGCAGTGCCGGGCTGGGAATAACGTTAATCGTGCCGCGGCGGCCTCTGTTGCCGCGGCTAAATGAAGACTGGCCCGATCCCATCGCTGATTGCCCTTTTGCCCACATCCTGTCGTCATGCTCCCGGCTATGCTTTCTGCATACAAACCGGAGAACAGCCCATGAACATTACCCACATTCGCAACGCGACGCAGCTCATCACCTACGGCGGAAAACGCTTTCTGATTGACCCGCTGCTGGCACCTAAAGACGCTTACTCTGGTTTCCCGGGCACCGCCCAGGCGGAGATCCGC
This Leclercia sp. S52 DNA region includes the following protein-coding sequences:
- the nlpA gene encoding lipoprotein NlpA gives rise to the protein MKLRLGALLLAGLLLAGCDQNGSDAKHIKVGVINGAEQDVAEVAKKVAKEKFGLDVELVGFSGSLLPNDATDHGELDANVFQHRPFLAEDNKAHGYKLVAVGNTFVFPMAGYSRKIKSVTELKDGATIAIPNDPTNLGRALLLLQNEKLITLKPDVGLLPTALDITANPKNLKIMELEGAQLPRVLDDPKVDVAIISTTYLQQTGLSPVHDSVFIEDKNSPYVNIVVTREDNKDAENVKEFIQSYQSPEVAKAAETIFNGGAVPGWE